The Solicola gregarius DNA window CCTCGCAGCCAAGTTCCAGCCGGTCGCCGAGAGCCTGCTCGTGAACGAGCAGACGATCGCCGCCGAGCTGATCGGCGCGCAGGGCTCGCCCGTCGACGTCGGTGGTTACTACCGGCCGGACGACGTGAAGGCGTCGGCCGTCATGCGGCCGTCGGCGACGTTCAACGAGGTGCTCGCGTCGCTCGCCTGACGCGGCCACGCAGCGACGGGACCTGCGTACGCCCGTGCCGTCGATCTGACAGGGTTGACGAATGCCCGATACCACCACAGACGAACAGCTGTCGAGCCTGCTCGACGCCGCGCGAGACCTGACGCGGCAGCGTTTCGCCGCCGACGAGCCCGACGTCGGCGCGGCCGCAATGCTGCTCGCGGACGGCTCGGTCGTCACCAGCACCACGCCCGACTACTTCAACAAGATGGTCGACGTCTGCCAGGAGACCGGGTCGCTGCTGGAGGCGTTCAAACGCGACCTGAGCGTCGTTGCCAGCGTGTGTGTCGGCCGAGTGGCCCCGGAGACATTCCTGGTGCTCAGCCCGTGCGGGGTCTGTCTCGAGCGCCTGATCTCGCACGGGCCCGACGTCGTCGTCGGAGTGCCCGATGAAGGTGACGCCACGCGGGCCCGATGGGTGTCGGTGCGCGAGGCGCATCCGTACTTCTGGGGCAGGATCTGGACCGAGAAGCTTCCGTACCCCGGTGCCGACCACGACTGACCCGGGCGGCCTAAGACCGGCTGGCCACCGACTCGCTAAGAGCCGCGTGCGCCAGACGACCGAGTGCGGCGCGTACGCCGGCGTCGCGCGCCTGCGGATGTGGTTCGGCGATCTCGAAGCGGTCGAAGTAGCGGCCCGTCGTCGTCGCGAGCGATGAGTCGAGGGCGAGTCGGAGCACCGGAAGCATCCCGTCCTCGACCGTCGTTGCGGGCACGAATCCGCTGTCGCTGACCATCGTCGTCGCCATCAGGTGTGCGGGGTGGACGGCGTTGACGGTGGTTCC harbors:
- a CDS encoding cytidine/deoxycytidylate deaminase family protein — its product is MPDTTTDEQLSSLLDAARDLTRQRFAADEPDVGAAAMLLADGSVVTSTTPDYFNKMVDVCQETGSLLEAFKRDLSVVASVCVGRVAPETFLVLSPCGVCLERLISHGPDVVVGVPDEGDATRARWVSVREAHPYFWGRIWTEKLPYPGADHD